Proteins co-encoded in one Haladaptatus sp. ZSTT2 genomic window:
- a CDS encoding DUF4212 domain-containing protein, with translation MEEKHTHDTADAPRVEPDGGTLTQAAKKHRNTDYLDEEVNLLKPSTPFMRDHLRVVWASFAIWALIVFGPVTATALAPEAMTVTMPVIGFPLHYFLIAFGAPTGALILAAIYARQRDKLDQKYGIEHGTTGTKQTKSSKQRDVEATDGGVEK, from the coding sequence ATGGAAGAAAAACACACACATGATACGGCGGATGCACCGCGGGTCGAACCCGACGGCGGCACGCTCACGCAGGCTGCAAAGAAACACCGGAACACAGACTACCTAGACGAGGAGGTGAACCTCCTCAAACCGAGCACGCCCTTCATGCGAGACCACCTCAGAGTGGTCTGGGCCAGTTTCGCCATCTGGGCGCTCATCGTCTTCGGCCCGGTGACGGCGACGGCACTCGCCCCTGAAGCGATGACGGTGACGATGCCGGTCATCGGCTTCCCGCTGCACTACTTCCTCATCGCCTTCGGTGCACCGACGGGCGCGCTCATCCTCGCGGCCATCTACGCCCGCCAACGCGATAAACTCGACCAAAAATACGGAATCGAGCACGGCACCACCGGGACCAAGCAGACAAAAAGCAGCAAACAGCGCGATGTAGAGGCCACTGACGGCGGTGTCGAGAAATGA
- a CDS encoding bacterio-opsin activator domain-containing protein yields the protein MSRTARSTVLTPEAFERLKRATETYREDLVVTLMGDAGLRPSEVVCVRPRDLSTRERGGGSHALLTVGTDQESRVMYLRPAVAHDLRKFISVNDIGRDEPVFDVSARRIQMLVSDVATRTDDARLQSVSSRDLRQYFAHRLLKRERIHPQIVRAVGGWKSLESLDHYFEPPSEAAIIDAFTAESRDQPDRPPATPQAGGDTELVDCMATLGASLTEATTRTEVERATCEALAGVYHTAWVCDEQGVPRTYANHRDEGDVDLREVVDEAGGFDSFEQEAETVVLRNVMTHVSGRLTGCALVVAPLKSSDRVHGLLCVAHQTVESGDREFVADVGRRVGEAITSLERKRLLLADTGVELTFRSTDTEDFLVATSHDLGCRFELEGAVPVEADALLYFVTVRNADVRAVLDRISSASGVTEGRLIGDHSTGAVLELVVRDQTFISALVDRGGTAQKLTVEDGVAEIAGVFSRRVDIRSVVETLTQEFPESELVAKREIEQPTQTTAGVRQVMEDSLTEKQRSVLRAAYFAGYFEWPRGSTAEELAASMGVSSPTLHNHLRKAQQKVLTAVIEDTDSTVRDA from the coding sequence ATGTCCCGCACAGCGCGTTCGACGGTGCTCACGCCCGAGGCGTTCGAGCGGCTGAAGCGAGCGACCGAAACCTACCGCGAAGACCTCGTCGTCACGCTGATGGGGGACGCCGGACTCAGGCCGAGCGAGGTGGTCTGCGTTCGCCCGAGAGACCTGTCCACGCGCGAGCGCGGCGGCGGGTCACACGCCCTTTTGACCGTCGGAACCGACCAAGAGAGCCGGGTGATGTACCTTCGGCCGGCCGTGGCTCACGACCTCCGGAAGTTCATCTCGGTGAACGACATCGGCCGAGACGAGCCGGTGTTCGACGTGAGCGCACGACGCATCCAGATGCTCGTCTCGGACGTGGCCACTCGGACGGACGACGCGCGCTTGCAGTCGGTTTCCTCGCGTGATTTACGCCAGTACTTCGCCCATCGCTTGCTAAAAAGAGAGCGCATCCACCCCCAAATCGTGCGGGCGGTCGGCGGGTGGAAGAGCCTCGAAAGCTTAGATCACTACTTCGAACCACCGAGCGAGGCGGCGATTATCGACGCCTTCACCGCGGAATCGAGGGACCAGCCCGACCGCCCACCCGCCACACCGCAGGCCGGGGGCGATACAGAGTTGGTCGACTGCATGGCGACGCTTGGCGCGTCTCTGACGGAGGCGACGACGCGCACGGAGGTCGAACGAGCCACCTGTGAAGCGCTCGCGGGCGTCTACCACACGGCGTGGGTGTGTGACGAACAGGGCGTTCCACGAACCTACGCGAACCACCGCGACGAAGGCGACGTCGACTTACGCGAGGTGGTAGACGAGGCGGGCGGGTTCGACAGCTTCGAACAGGAGGCAGAAACCGTCGTCCTGCGAAACGTCATGACCCACGTCAGCGGGCGGTTGACCGGGTGTGCACTCGTCGTCGCGCCACTCAAATCGAGCGACCGCGTCCACGGCCTGCTCTGTGTGGCCCACCAGACGGTCGAATCCGGAGACCGCGAGTTCGTCGCAGACGTCGGCAGACGAGTTGGTGAAGCCATCACGTCGCTCGAACGCAAACGGCTGTTGCTCGCGGATACGGGCGTCGAGTTGACGTTTCGCAGTACCGATACCGAGGACTTTCTGGTGGCGACCTCCCACGACCTCGGCTGTCGGTTCGAGCTCGAAGGCGCAGTGCCCGTCGAAGCAGACGCCCTGCTGTATTTCGTCACCGTCCGCAACGCGGACGTGCGCGCGGTGCTCGACCGTATTTCGAGTGCGTCGGGGGTCACCGAAGGCCGGTTGATTGGCGACCACAGCACGGGCGCGGTGCTCGAACTCGTCGTGCGCGACCAGACGTTCATCTCTGCGCTCGTAGACCGAGGCGGCACGGCTCAGAAACTCACCGTCGAAGACGGCGTTGCGGAGATTGCGGGCGTGTTCTCTCGGCGCGTCGATATTCGCTCGGTGGTCGAAACCCTCACACAGGAGTTCCCCGAGTCAGAACTGGTCGCAAAACGCGAGATAGAACAGCCGACCCAGACCACGGCGGGCGTTCGACAGGTGATGGAAGACAGCCTCACCGAGAAACAGCGCTCGGTGCTCCGGGCGGCGTACTTCGCTGGCTACTTCGAGTGGCCGCGTGGTTCGACCGCAGAAGAACTCGCGGCGTCGATGGGCGTCTCCTCACCGACATTGCATAACCACCTGCGGAAAGCCCAACAGAAGGTGCTCACCGCGGTCATCGAGGACACAGACAGCACCGTCCGCGACGCCTGA
- a CDS encoding HAMP domain-containing sensor histidine kinase, with translation MGLSGGLLLSFPAEWMIVNAMGETEPVYQLLTNTAITMPIILGLFFGGYWLKRSWLDPQRYWRIALWCFSGLVVILGINIIVMFVTPPLDEVSGYIQWGRFMACLGAGGGLLIGVIEARAIERERLAERAVIRAEQLEYQNDQLEFFNSILRHDVLNGMTVVGGRAEILYEELDDGDHRKQAETILKWSDDVVTIVQRVRSILNALTSDSEPQLTKIEISETIHTEVDRLKSTYPATTFEVHVEDEVFVRADELLSEVIGNLLTNAVEHNDPDGLHVTVSVEADDDTVTTRIVDTGTGVPDERKQAIFRRGETGHVKSTGSGFGLFFADSMMTVYNGSIEIEDTEPHGATFIIELQRAAETRHEPPAELVSPV, from the coding sequence ATGGGACTTAGTGGAGGGCTTCTTCTCTCGTTTCCTGCCGAGTGGATGATTGTAAACGCGATGGGGGAAACGGAGCCGGTCTATCAACTGCTCACGAATACGGCGATTACGATGCCAATAATTCTGGGCCTGTTTTTCGGTGGCTACTGGCTCAAACGGAGTTGGTTAGACCCACAACGCTACTGGCGAATCGCGCTGTGGTGTTTTTCGGGCTTGGTTGTTATCCTCGGGATTAATATCATCGTCATGTTCGTCACCCCGCCACTTGACGAGGTCAGTGGGTACATCCAATGGGGCCGATTTATGGCGTGTCTCGGCGCTGGGGGCGGTCTCCTCATCGGCGTCATCGAGGCACGCGCCATCGAACGTGAACGCCTCGCAGAGCGGGCCGTCATTCGCGCAGAGCAACTTGAGTATCAAAACGACCAACTCGAGTTCTTCAACAGCATCCTTCGCCACGATGTGTTAAACGGCATGACCGTCGTCGGCGGGCGGGCAGAAATCCTCTATGAGGAACTGGACGACGGTGACCACCGCAAACAGGCGGAAACGATTCTCAAGTGGAGCGACGATGTCGTGACAATCGTCCAGCGCGTCCGGTCGATTCTCAACGCGCTAACCTCGGACAGCGAACCCCAACTTACCAAAATCGAGATCTCAGAGACGATTCACACAGAAGTCGACCGACTCAAATCGACGTATCCGGCCACGACCTTCGAGGTTCACGTCGAAGACGAGGTGTTCGTCAGGGCAGACGAACTGTTGAGCGAAGTGATTGGCAACCTGCTCACGAACGCCGTCGAACACAACGACCCCGACGGCCTGCACGTCACCGTCAGCGTGGAGGCTGACGACGACACGGTCACGACCCGCATCGTTGACACCGGCACGGGGGTTCCAGACGAGCGAAAGCAAGCCATCTTCCGCAGAGGCGAAACTGGCCACGTCAAATCGACAGGCAGTGGCTTTGGCCTCTTTTTCGCTGACTCGATGATGACCGTCTACAACGGCTCCATCGAAATCGAAGATACAGAGCCACACGGGGCAACGTTCATCATCGAGCTTCAGCGGGCGGCGGAGACCCGCCACGAACCACCTGCTGAACTGGTTTCTCCCGTATAG
- a CDS encoding multicopper oxidase domain-containing protein — MSDRIGAPGTGISRRKFLAATGSAGLFATAGCTAVSQPTARTVPLTSSQNSAYPDLPETGKPEVVNLDERGHEVTIKSVMARHHIHPGETMNGPITLPVTWAFQADDGVPSVPGPILRCTEGAELKITLDNSEMQVPHTLHFHGVRKSWENDGVPTTTGVTVMPGESHTYTIPANVPGTHLYHCHYQTPMHMEMGMYGILRVDPKGYEEADKEYFMTVKEWDTRLSRQHGGENVQYSLSSRHADAFTINGKSAPATLHPETGSPLIVEPGDTVRIHWVNAGFMSHPLHIHNHRFKIVEKDGSPMPEALQFLQDVVNVAPAERYTIEFEADADPGIYLVHCHKVDHIRNGDSYPGGMLTGIVYTDAMDTDIFRSLMEYAGYEG; from the coding sequence ATGAGTGACAGAATTGGAGCACCTGGAACTGGCATCTCCCGTCGAAAATTCCTCGCCGCGACCGGCAGCGCCGGACTGTTTGCGACAGCGGGCTGTACGGCGGTTTCACAGCCCACCGCGCGGACGGTTCCGCTCACGAGTTCACAAAATAGCGCGTACCCCGACCTGCCGGAGACGGGAAAGCCCGAAGTCGTGAACTTAGATGAGCGCGGCCACGAGGTCACCATCAAGTCCGTGATGGCGCGCCACCACATCCACCCCGGCGAGACGATGAACGGCCCCATCACGCTCCCTGTCACGTGGGCGTTTCAGGCAGACGACGGCGTCCCGAGCGTCCCCGGCCCGATTCTTCGGTGCACCGAGGGTGCAGAGCTGAAAATTACGCTCGACAACTCGGAGATGCAGGTTCCCCACACGCTCCACTTCCACGGCGTGCGCAAATCGTGGGAGAACGACGGCGTCCCGACGACTACGGGCGTGACGGTCATGCCCGGCGAATCGCACACCTACACCATCCCGGCGAACGTTCCGGGAACCCACCTCTATCACTGCCACTACCAGACGCCGATGCACATGGAGATGGGGATGTACGGTATCCTCCGCGTTGACCCGAAGGGGTACGAGGAGGCCGACAAGGAGTACTTCATGACGGTCAAGGAGTGGGACACCCGCCTCTCGCGCCAGCACGGCGGCGAGAACGTCCAGTACTCGCTCTCTTCGCGCCACGCGGATGCCTTCACCATCAACGGCAAGTCCGCGCCCGCGACGCTCCACCCTGAGACGGGGTCGCCGCTCATCGTCGAACCCGGTGACACCGTGCGCATCCACTGGGTGAACGCGGGCTTCATGAGCCACCCGCTGCACATCCACAACCACCGATTCAAAATCGTCGAGAAGGACGGCAGCCCGATGCCAGAGGCGCTTCAGTTCCTCCAAGACGTGGTGAACGTCGCTCCCGCAGAGCGCTACACCATCGAGTTCGAGGCCGACGCAGACCCCGGCATCTACCTCGTCCACTGCCACAAAGTCGACCACATCCGCAACGGTGACAGCTACCCCGGCGGCATGCTCACGGGCATCGTCTACACAGACGCGATGGACACGGACATCTTCCGCAGCCTGATGGAGTACGCGGGGTACGAGGGGTGA
- the acs gene encoding acetate--CoA ligase: MSHDTDAELEARLAEQERFSPPESFVAQANVTDEGIYEEFEENWPECWEQAAALLDWDEPYDTVLDDSNPPFFEWFTGGSLNASANCLDRHLDERGDEAAIEWIGEPTEEENRTYTYRELHREVNEFAAALKDLGVAEDDVVTLYMPMIPELPIAMLACARIGAPHSVVFAGFSADALATRMNAADSEFLVTCDGYYRRGDPLEHKEKADEGLSGVEHDVETVVVDRLDDDYDHPMEANHHDYDDLVEAQAGMTVDPVSRDAEDMLFLMYTSGTTGQPKGVKHTTGGYLSWASWTGQAVLDIKPEDTYFCAADIGWITGHSYIVYGPLALGTTTMMYEGTPDYPEKDRLWEIVEEYEANQLYTAPTAIRAFMKWGSQYPESHDLSSLRLLGTVGEPINPRAWKWYYKYIGGEECPIVDTWWQTETGGMMITTLPGVSEMSPGSAGPPLPGLDVRIVDNDGEQVKPGRAGYLTVNKPWPGMLRTLYRNDERYIDEYWRTYSDVDSDDPDDWVYFPEDGAKISEDGYITVLGRVDDVINVSGHRLGTMEIESAIVGVEGVAEAAVVGGHHDVKGEAVYAYVITEDGYEGDDAMAERIIEGVNSAIGPIARPEQVVFTPELPKTRSGKIMRRLLEDIANGDELGNTSTLRNPEIVSEIAAKVKND; this comes from the coding sequence ATGTCGCACGACACAGACGCCGAACTGGAGGCTCGGTTGGCAGAACAAGAGCGATTCAGCCCGCCTGAATCGTTCGTCGCACAGGCGAACGTCACGGATGAGGGCATCTACGAGGAGTTCGAGGAGAACTGGCCCGAGTGCTGGGAGCAGGCGGCGGCGCTCCTGGACTGGGACGAACCCTACGACACCGTGCTCGACGATTCGAACCCGCCGTTTTTCGAGTGGTTCACGGGCGGCTCGCTCAACGCATCTGCGAACTGCCTTGACCGACACCTCGATGAACGCGGCGATGAAGCCGCAATCGAGTGGATTGGCGAACCGACCGAGGAGGAAAATCGCACCTATACCTATCGGGAGTTACACCGCGAAGTAAACGAGTTCGCCGCCGCACTCAAAGACCTCGGTGTCGCAGAGGATGACGTTGTCACCCTCTACATGCCGATGATTCCCGAGTTGCCGATTGCGATGCTCGCGTGTGCCAGAATCGGCGCGCCCCATTCGGTCGTCTTCGCCGGCTTCTCCGCGGACGCCCTCGCCACGAGGATGAACGCCGCAGACTCGGAGTTCCTCGTCACCTGTGACGGCTACTACCGCCGGGGCGACCCCCTCGAACACAAGGAGAAAGCCGACGAGGGGCTTTCGGGCGTCGAACACGACGTCGAAACCGTCGTTGTCGACCGACTCGATGACGACTACGACCACCCGATGGAGGCGAATCACCACGACTACGACGACCTCGTGGAGGCACAAGCAGGGATGACGGTCGACCCCGTTTCCAGGGACGCAGAGGACATGTTGTTCCTCATGTACACTTCGGGGACGACGGGCCAGCCAAAGGGCGTCAAACACACCACGGGTGGCTACCTCTCGTGGGCGTCCTGGACCGGCCAAGCCGTCCTCGACATCAAGCCCGAAGACACCTACTTCTGTGCCGCAGACATCGGCTGGATTACCGGCCACTCCTACATCGTCTACGGCCCACTCGCGCTCGGGACGACCACGATGATGTACGAGGGGACGCCAGACTACCCCGAGAAAGACCGTCTCTGGGAGATCGTAGAGGAGTACGAAGCGAACCAACTCTACACCGCGCCGACGGCGATTCGGGCGTTCATGAAGTGGGGGTCCCAGTACCCAGAAAGCCACGACCTCTCCTCGCTGCGCCTGCTCGGCACCGTCGGTGAACCCATCAACCCACGCGCGTGGAAGTGGTACTACAAGTACATCGGCGGCGAGGAGTGCCCCATCGTCGATACGTGGTGGCAGACCGAGACCGGCGGCATGATGATTACGACGCTGCCCGGCGTCTCCGAGATGTCGCCCGGGTCTGCCGGACCGCCGCTGCCCGGACTCGACGTGCGCATCGTGGACAACGATGGCGAACAGGTCAAACCCGGCCGCGCGGGCTATCTCACGGTCAACAAGCCGTGGCCCGGCATGCTCCGGACGCTGTATCGCAACGACGAGCGCTACATCGACGAGTACTGGCGCACCTATTCTGACGTAGACAGCGACGACCCGGACGACTGGGTGTACTTCCCCGAAGACGGCGCGAAGATTTCTGAAGACGGCTACATCACCGTCCTCGGCCGCGTCGACGACGTCATCAACGTCTCTGGCCACCGCCTCGGGACGATGGAAATCGAATCGGCCATCGTCGGCGTTGAAGGCGTCGCAGAGGCGGCAGTCGTCGGCGGTCACCACGACGTGAAAGGCGAGGCCGTCTACGCCTACGTCATCACCGAAGACGGCTACGAGGGCGACGACGCGATGGCAGAACGCATCATCGAAGGTGTCAACTCGGCCATCGGCCCAATCGCCCGCCCAGAGCAGGTCGTCTTCACCCCCGAGTTGCCCAAAACGCGCTCTGGGAAAATCATGCGCCGCCTGCTCGAAGACATCGCAAACGGCGACGAACTCGGAAACACCTCGACGCTCAGAAACCCCGAAATTGTCTCTGAAATCGCGGCAAAGGTAAAGAACGACTGA
- the fer gene encoding ferredoxin Fer: MASPFDILGIESDADEAEIVEAYRARVKEVHPDRGGSVREFKAVQTAYAQIEAGYDPAAEPDNEQAPEPAEDEREETKVEFLNYEVFDDFGWEITDAELFSKAASETLMPADYGELLAHPRDSLLESAEEVGFSWPFACRGGACANCAVAVIEGDMEMPPNHVLSPSMMENGIRLSCVGRPCTDELKVVFNVKHLPGLDELKLPSQRFETAKAEE; the protein is encoded by the coding sequence GTGGCGTCCCCGTTCGATATTCTCGGGATTGAGTCGGATGCAGACGAGGCGGAGATTGTCGAAGCATACAGAGCGCGAGTCAAAGAAGTCCACCCAGACCGTGGTGGCTCTGTCCGCGAGTTCAAAGCCGTCCAGACAGCGTACGCACAGATTGAGGCGGGCTACGACCCCGCAGCCGAACCAGACAACGAGCAGGCTCCAGAGCCAGCAGAAGACGAGCGCGAAGAGACGAAAGTCGAGTTTCTCAACTACGAGGTGTTCGACGACTTCGGCTGGGAGATTACCGACGCGGAACTGTTCTCGAAAGCCGCGAGTGAAACGCTCATGCCAGCGGATTACGGCGAGCTGCTCGCTCACCCGCGCGATTCGCTCTTAGAGAGCGCAGAAGAAGTCGGCTTCTCGTGGCCGTTTGCGTGTCGGGGCGGTGCCTGTGCGAACTGTGCGGTCGCGGTCATCGAAGGCGACATGGAGATGCCGCCAAACCACGTCCTCTCGCCGTCGATGATGGAAAACGGCATTCGCCTCTCGTGTGTGGGGCGGCCGTGTACTGACGAACTTAAAGTCGTGTTCAACGTCAAACACCTGCCCGGGCTCGACGAACTCAAACTGCCCTCACAACGCTTCGAAACAGCAAAAGCAGAGGAATGA
- the acs gene encoding acetate--CoA ligase, with protein sequence MDNGRSRSEKALSPPSEWVAPPSAFVAQANVTDEGIYEEFEENWPECWEHAATLLDWNRPYERVLDDSDGFRWFPGGKLNASYNCVDRHIEAGRKNQAALTWEGELGETRTYTYQALSREVNAFAAALRELGVEEDDVVTLYMPMIPELPIAMLACARIGAPHSVVFAGFSADALATRMEESGSELIVTCDGYYRRGNAITMKNTTDNACLAVPQTVEQVVVTRLGNDDTLDRHHDYSALVDAHEGERVEPVARDADDLLFYIYTSGTTGEPKEVRHTTGGYLSHVAWTARSVLDIKPEDTHFCSADIGWITGHSYIVYGPLALGATTVLYEGTPNQAEKDRLWEIIERNAVDIFYTASTSIRTFVKWGAEYPESHDLSSLRLLGTVGERIDANAWHWYHEHVGGGACPIVDTWWQTETGGMMVTTLPGVDRMKPGAVGRPLPGIDADIVSERGETVAPGEPGRLLITKPWPAMPQGFCDDEWAVTDHDAYEAGAWHYITGDRAVETDYIQLLGREDDVVNVSGHRIGTKEIESAIVDVEGVAEAAAVAGRRDVQGRTIHVYVTPERNVVGDEQLEQAVRDAVADAIGEIAIPERITFAPALPKTRSGKIMRRHLEAIANGEQLGDTSALRNPEVVGELESIVDE encoded by the coding sequence ATGGACAACGGCAGGAGTCGGTCGGAGAAAGCCTTGTCACCGCCCAGCGAGTGGGTCGCTCCACCGAGCGCGTTCGTCGCACAGGCGAACGTCACAGACGAGGGCATCTACGAAGAGTTCGAGGAGAACTGGCCCGAGTGCTGGGAGCACGCCGCGACACTCCTCGACTGGAACCGTCCCTACGAGCGCGTCCTCGACGACAGCGACGGGTTTCGCTGGTTTCCCGGCGGAAAACTGAACGCCTCGTACAACTGCGTAGACCGCCACATCGAAGCCGGTCGGAAGAATCAAGCGGCGCTCACCTGGGAGGGCGAACTCGGGGAGACACGAACCTACACCTATCAAGCGCTTTCGCGCGAGGTGAACGCCTTTGCGGCGGCGCTACGAGAGTTGGGTGTCGAAGAGGACGACGTTGTCACCCTCTACATGCCGATGATTCCCGAGTTACCGATTGCGATGCTCGCGTGTGCCAGAATCGGCGCGCCCCATTCGGTCGTCTTCGCCGGCTTCTCCGCGGACGCCCTCGCCACGAGGATGGAAGAATCCGGCTCGGAACTCATCGTCACCTGTGACGGCTACTACCGCCGAGGCAACGCCATCACGATGAAAAACACCACGGACAACGCCTGCCTCGCCGTCCCACAGACAGTCGAACAGGTCGTGGTCACTCGCCTCGGCAACGACGATACCCTCGACCGCCACCACGACTACTCCGCGCTCGTCGACGCCCACGAAGGCGAGCGCGTCGAACCCGTCGCCCGCGACGCAGACGACCTCCTCTTTTACATCTACACCTCGGGGACGACCGGCGAGCCAAAAGAGGTGCGCCACACCACCGGCGGCTACCTCTCTCACGTCGCGTGGACCGCGCGCTCGGTGCTCGACATCAAACCCGAAGACACCCACTTTTGCTCTGCGGACATCGGCTGGATTACCGGCCACTCCTACATCGTCTACGGCCCGCTCGCCCTAGGCGCGACGACCGTCCTCTACGAGGGCACGCCGAATCAAGCGGAGAAAGACCGGCTCTGGGAGATTATCGAGCGCAACGCGGTGGACATCTTCTACACCGCATCGACCTCCATCCGGACGTTCGTAAAGTGGGGTGCTGAGTACCCAGAAAGCCACGACCTCTCCTCGCTGCGCCTGCTCGGCACCGTTGGTGAGCGCATCGACGCCAACGCGTGGCACTGGTATCACGAACACGTCGGTGGTGGTGCGTGCCCCATCGTTGATACGTGGTGGCAGACCGAAACCGGCGGGATGATGGTCACCACGCTGCCGGGTGTAGACCGGATGAAACCCGGTGCAGTGGGCCGACCACTGCCGGGTATCGACGCCGACATCGTTTCCGAACGCGGCGAGACGGTCGCACCCGGCGAACCCGGACGCCTGCTCATCACGAAGCCATGGCCGGCGATGCCACAGGGGTTTTGCGATGACGAGTGGGCAGTCACCGACCACGACGCCTACGAGGCGGGCGCGTGGCACTACATCACCGGCGACCGCGCCGTCGAGACCGACTACATCCAGTTGCTCGGCCGCGAAGACGACGTGGTGAACGTCTCGGGGCATCGAATCGGGACGAAAGAAATCGAGTCGGCCATCGTCGATGTCGAGGGTGTCGCGGAGGCCGCCGCCGTTGCCGGGCGACGCGACGTACAAGGGCGAACCATCCACGTCTACGTCACGCCAGAGCGGAACGTCGTCGGCGACGAACAGTTAGAGCAGGCGGTGCGGGATGCCGTTGCGGACGCAATCGGTGAGATTGCCATCCCAGAACGGATTACGTTTGCGCCCGCACTTCCGAAAACGCGCTCGGGGAAAATCATGCGTCGGCACTTAGAAGCCATCGCCAACGGCGAGCAACTCGGTGACACGAGCGCGCTTCGCAACCCCGAAGTCGTCGGTGAACTCGAATCCATCGTCGACGAGTGA
- a CDS encoding halocyanin domain-containing protein, with protein sequence MASDNTQLPVARRRFLAATAGVAAGSALGVNLLSQPVAAQADSSLEAWFANTDNVTELVDLRGQGTVDIEVGSAGNGGSFGFEPAAVRIDPGTTVRWTWTGEGGMHNVVAKDGSFESEFYSTAGETFEFVPDAAGVTRYACAPHEMMGMKGALVVGDADAALGAAAGEAGGDAAPKETFDGWLSGTDNYDEVVDMRGKEQVTVEVGADGNGGAFAFEPAAIHVDPGTTVVWEWVGDKAYDVADPDLGYHSDLLTGTGNRFAVEFGGHGLSTYECTAYGEQGMRGVVLVGNGPDPVLSPLGKVVTGGVATVLGAPFLYGLRQHVKDTTRTDA encoded by the coding sequence ATGGCGTCCGACAACACGCAACTGCCCGTCGCCCGACGCCGCTTTCTCGCCGCAACCGCGGGCGTCGCGGCCGGGAGCGCGCTCGGCGTGAATCTGCTCAGCCAGCCGGTCGCCGCGCAGGCTGATTCGAGCCTCGAAGCGTGGTTTGCGAACACCGACAACGTGACCGAACTCGTCGATTTGCGCGGGCAGGGAACGGTCGACATCGAGGTCGGTTCGGCCGGAAACGGCGGGTCGTTCGGCTTCGAACCGGCGGCCGTCCGCATAGACCCCGGAACCACCGTTCGCTGGACGTGGACCGGCGAGGGTGGAATGCACAACGTAGTCGCCAAAGACGGCTCGTTCGAATCTGAGTTCTACTCGACCGCGGGCGAGACGTTCGAGTTCGTCCCCGACGCCGCGGGCGTGACTCGCTACGCCTGTGCGCCCCACGAGATGATGGGGATGAAAGGCGCGCTCGTCGTTGGCGACGCAGACGCCGCACTCGGCGCGGCCGCGGGCGAGGCGGGAGGCGACGCCGCCCCGAAAGAGACCTTCGACGGGTGGCTCTCGGGGACGGACAACTACGACGAAGTGGTCGATATGCGCGGCAAAGAGCAGGTGACCGTCGAAGTTGGTGCGGACGGAAATGGCGGCGCGTTCGCCTTTGAACCCGCAGCCATCCACGTCGATCCTGGAACCACTGTCGTCTGGGAGTGGGTGGGCGACAAAGCATACGACGTGGCCGACCCCGACCTCGGGTATCACAGCGACCTCCTCACGGGCACGGGCAATCGCTTCGCCGTTGAGTTCGGCGGCCACGGCCTCAGCACCTACGAGTGTACGGCCTACGGCGAACAGGGTATGCGGGGGGTCGTCCTCGTCGGAAACGGGCCAGACCCCGTGCTCTCGCCGCTTGGGAAAGTCGTCACGGGCGGAGTCGCAACCGTCCTCGGCGCGCCGTTCCTCTACGGCCTGCGCCAGCACGTAAAAGACACCACCCGAACCGACGCCTAA